A section of the Streptomyces sp. V3I8 genome encodes:
- a CDS encoding NADP-dependent malic enzyme, which yields MAAEIVNPRSDSSTDQDGGAEPLDSFDPVFALHRGGKMAVRATVPVRDKDDLSLAYTPGVAKVCTAIAERPELVHDYTWKSSVVAVVTDGTAVLGLGDIGPEASLPVMEGKAILFKQFGGVDAVPIALGCTGVDEIVETVVRLAPSFGGVNLEDISAPRCFEIERRLQERLDIPVFHDDQHGTAVVTLAALRNAARLTGRSLGQLRAVISGAGAAGVAIAKFLLEAGLGDVAVADRKGIVSADRDDLTPVKRELAVMTNKAGLSGSLESALAGADVFIGVSGGTVPEPAVASMAEGAFVFAMANPTPEVHPDVAHRYAAVVATGRSDYPNQINNVLAFPGIFAGALQVRASRITEGMKIAAAEALASVVGDDLAADYVIPSPFDERVAPAVTAAVAAAARAEGVARR from the coding sequence GTGGCAGCGGAGATCGTCAATCCTCGCAGCGACAGCAGTACGGATCAGGACGGCGGGGCCGAGCCCCTCGATTCCTTCGACCCGGTGTTCGCGCTGCACCGCGGCGGCAAGATGGCCGTGCGGGCCACCGTGCCCGTCCGCGACAAGGACGACCTGTCCCTGGCGTACACGCCCGGCGTCGCGAAGGTCTGCACGGCCATCGCGGAGCGGCCGGAACTCGTCCACGACTACACGTGGAAGTCGTCCGTGGTCGCCGTCGTGACGGACGGGACCGCCGTGCTCGGACTCGGCGACATCGGACCCGAGGCCTCGCTCCCCGTCATGGAGGGCAAGGCGATCCTGTTCAAGCAGTTCGGCGGGGTCGACGCCGTGCCGATCGCGCTGGGCTGCACGGGTGTCGACGAGATCGTCGAGACCGTGGTGCGGCTCGCGCCGTCCTTCGGCGGCGTCAACCTGGAGGACATCTCGGCGCCGCGGTGCTTCGAGATCGAACGTCGGTTGCAGGAGCGGCTCGACATTCCCGTCTTCCACGACGACCAGCACGGGACGGCCGTCGTCACGCTGGCGGCCCTGCGGAACGCCGCACGGCTGACCGGGCGGTCGCTCGGACAGCTGCGGGCCGTGATCTCGGGTGCGGGTGCGGCCGGGGTGGCCATCGCCAAGTTCCTGCTGGAGGCGGGGCTCGGCGACGTCGCCGTCGCGGACCGCAAGGGGATCGTGTCGGCCGACCGGGACGATCTGACGCCGGTCAAGCGGGAACTGGCCGTCATGACCAACAAGGCGGGGCTGTCCGGCTCGCTGGAGTCCGCGCTCGCCGGCGCCGACGTCTTCATCGGCGTGTCCGGCGGTACGGTGCCGGAGCCGGCTGTGGCCTCCATGGCCGAGGGCGCGTTCGTGTTCGCCATGGCGAACCCCACTCCCGAGGTGCACCCGGATGTCGCGCACAGGTACGCGGCGGTCGTCGCGACCGGGCGGTCCGACTATCCGAACCAGATCAACAACGTGCTGGCGTTCCCCGGGATCTTCGCGGGGGCGCTGCAGGTGCGGGCCTCCCGGATCACCGAGGGGATGAAGATCGCGGCGGCCGAGGCGCTGGCGTCGGTCGTCGGCGACGATCTTGCCGCTGACTATGTGATTCCGTCACCGTTCGACGAGCGGGTGGCTCCGGCGGTCACCGCGGCGGTCGCGGCGGCGGCCCGGGCGGAGGGTGTCGCTCGCCGCTGA
- a CDS encoding ABC transporter substrate-binding protein, translating to MTARSTRRTTTAQSRIAAVGAIAVAGTLLLTGCGDQTEDKDGGSSDTSASSSAPLADKLPKAVRDKGVIKVGSDIAYAPVEFKDDSGKTVGIDPDLADAMGKQLGVKFEFENGTFDTLLTGLRSKRYDIAMSAMTDTKDRQEGVDSETGKKVGEGVDFIDYFTAGVSIYTKQGDEQSIKTWDDLCGKKIVVQRNTVSNDLAKAQAKKCPAGKKLSIEAFDNDQQAQTRLRAGGADAGSSDFPVAAYAAKTSGGGKDFVVVGEQVEAAPYGIAVAKSNTGLRDALQAALDAIIKNGEYDKVIAKWGVGAGAVKEATLNGGK from the coding sequence ATGACCGCACGCTCCACCCGTCGTACGACCACCGCGCAGTCCCGGATAGCCGCGGTCGGTGCGATCGCGGTCGCAGGCACCCTGCTGCTCACCGGCTGCGGTGACCAGACCGAGGACAAGGACGGCGGCAGCTCGGACACCTCGGCCTCCAGCTCGGCGCCGCTCGCCGACAAGCTGCCCAAGGCCGTCCGCGACAAGGGCGTCATCAAGGTCGGCTCGGACATCGCGTACGCGCCCGTCGAGTTCAAGGACGACTCCGGCAAGACGGTCGGCATCGACCCCGACCTCGCCGACGCGATGGGCAAGCAGCTCGGCGTGAAGTTCGAGTTCGAGAACGGCACCTTCGACACGCTGCTCACCGGCCTGCGCTCCAAGCGGTACGACATCGCGATGTCGGCGATGACGGACACCAAGGACCGCCAGGAGGGCGTCGACTCCGAGACCGGCAAGAAGGTCGGTGAGGGCGTCGACTTCATCGACTACTTCACCGCGGGCGTCTCGATCTACACCAAGCAGGGCGACGAGCAGTCCATCAAGACCTGGGACGACCTGTGCGGCAAGAAGATCGTGGTGCAGCGCAACACGGTCTCCAACGACCTCGCCAAGGCCCAGGCCAAGAAGTGTCCGGCGGGCAAGAAGCTCTCCATCGAGGCCTTCGACAACGACCAGCAGGCCCAGACCCGGCTGCGCGCCGGTGGCGCCGACGCCGGCTCCTCGGACTTCCCCGTGGCGGCGTACGCGGCGAAGACCTCCGGCGGCGGCAAGGACTTCGTGGTCGTCGGTGAGCAGGTCGAGGCCGCCCCGTACGGCATCGCGGTCGCCAAGTCGAACACCGGGCTGCGGGACGCCCTGCAGGCCGCGCTCGACGCGATCATCAAGAACGGCGAGTACGACAAGGTCATCGCGAAGTGGGGCGTCGGGGCGGGTGCCGTGAAGGAAGCCACCCTCAACGGCGGCAAGTGA
- a CDS encoding amino acid ABC transporter permease yields the protein MTADIDKTAGPESTPPGGPEAIKAIPVRHYGRYVSAVVAIALFAAIVYAFAQGKINWGAVPDYFFDDRILKGVGQTMLLTVLSMLIGIVGGILLAVMRLSRNPVTSSIAWFYIWFFRGTPVLVQLVVWFNLGLVFEYINLGPVYKDEWSSFMTPLLTALLGLGLNEAAYMAEICRAGLLSVDEGQTEASHALGMSHGKTLRRIVIPQAMRVIVPPTGNEVINMLKTTSLVSVVQFAELFRYAQDIGQSSGAPVEMYFLAAAWYLVLTSVLSVGQYYVERYYARGSSRALPATPFQRIRANVLSLSSRKGGGATA from the coding sequence GTGACTGCTGACATCGACAAGACAGCCGGCCCCGAGAGCACTCCCCCGGGCGGACCGGAGGCCATCAAGGCCATCCCGGTCCGGCACTACGGGCGGTACGTCTCGGCGGTCGTCGCGATCGCGCTCTTCGCGGCGATCGTCTACGCGTTCGCCCAGGGCAAGATCAACTGGGGCGCCGTACCGGACTACTTCTTCGACGACCGGATCCTCAAGGGCGTCGGCCAGACGATGCTGCTCACCGTCCTGTCGATGCTGATCGGCATCGTGGGCGGCATCCTCCTCGCGGTGATGCGCCTGTCGAGGAACCCGGTGACCTCGTCGATCGCCTGGTTCTACATCTGGTTCTTCCGGGGCACCCCGGTCCTGGTCCAGCTCGTCGTCTGGTTCAACCTGGGACTGGTCTTCGAGTACATCAACCTCGGCCCGGTCTACAAGGACGAGTGGTCGAGCTTCATGACGCCGCTGCTGACGGCGCTCCTCGGGCTCGGTCTCAACGAGGCCGCGTACATGGCGGAGATCTGCCGCGCCGGCCTGCTGTCGGTCGACGAGGGCCAGACCGAGGCCTCGCACGCCCTGGGCATGAGCCACGGCAAGACCCTGCGGCGGATCGTGATCCCGCAGGCGATGCGCGTGATCGTGCCCCCCACGGGCAACGAGGTCATCAACATGCTGAAGACGACCTCGCTGGTGTCGGTGGTCCAGTTCGCCGAGCTGTTCCGCTACGCCCAGGACATCGGGCAGTCGTCGGGCGCACCGGTGGAGATGTACTTCCTGGCCGCCGCCTGGTACCTGGTCCTGACCTCGGTGCTCAGCGTCGGGCAGTACTACGTCGAGCGGTACTACGCCCGCGGTTCGAGCCGTGCGCTGCCGGCCACCCCGTTCCAGAGGATCAGGGCGAACGTACTGTCCCTGTCGAGCCGCAAGGGCGGAGGAGCAACCGCATGA
- a CDS encoding amino acid ABC transporter ATP-binding protein, with the protein MTADVTKVDSGTPRGAGTLMVKAEGVHKSFGPVEVLKGIDLEVRPGEVFCLIGPSGSGKSTFLRCINHLEKVNAGRLYVDGELVGYRQKGDKLYELKDSEVALKRRDIGMVFQRFNLFPHMTALENVMEAPVQVKGVNRAQARERAGQLLERVGLADKAGNYPSQLSGGQQQRVAIARALAMEPKLMLFDEPTSALDPELVGDVLDVMRDLAESGMTMVVVTHEMGFAREVGDSLVFMDEGVVVESGHPRDVLTNPQHERTQSFLSKVL; encoded by the coding sequence ATGACCGCCGATGTGACGAAGGTGGACTCCGGTACGCCGAGGGGCGCCGGTACGTTGATGGTGAAGGCCGAGGGCGTCCACAAGTCCTTCGGGCCGGTCGAGGTCCTCAAGGGCATCGACCTCGAGGTGAGGCCCGGCGAGGTCTTCTGCCTCATCGGCCCGTCCGGCTCCGGCAAGTCGACGTTCCTGCGGTGCATCAACCACCTGGAGAAGGTCAACGCCGGGCGGCTGTACGTGGACGGGGAGCTGGTCGGCTACCGCCAGAAGGGCGACAAGCTCTACGAGCTCAAGGACAGCGAGGTCGCGCTGAAGCGGCGGGACATCGGCATGGTGTTCCAGCGCTTCAACCTGTTCCCGCACATGACGGCGCTCGAGAACGTCATGGAGGCGCCGGTCCAGGTCAAGGGCGTGAACCGGGCGCAGGCGCGGGAGCGTGCGGGACAGCTCCTGGAGCGGGTCGGTCTCGCCGACAAGGCGGGCAACTACCCGTCGCAGTTGTCCGGCGGGCAGCAGCAGCGGGTCGCCATCGCGCGGGCGCTGGCGATGGAGCCGAAGCTGATGCTCTTCGACGAGCCGACGTCGGCGCTCGACCCGGAGCTCGTCGGTGACGTCCTCGACGTCATGCGTGACCTCGCCGAGTCGGGCATGACGATGGTCGTCGTCACGCACGAGATGGGGTTCGCGCGGGAGGTCGGCGACTCGCTGGTCTTCATGGACGAGGGTGTGGTGGTCGAGTCCGGCCACCCGCGGGACGTGCTGACCAATCCGCAGCACGAGCGGACGCAGTCGTTCCTGTCGAAGGTGCTCTAG
- a CDS encoding trans-aconitate 2-methyltransferase → MTTTLGSDWHAWQESWDRQQEWYLPDREERFRVMLDMVGALVGPEPRVLDLACGTGSITARLLERFPEAVSTGVDLDPALLAIAEGTFAGDDRVTFVTADLKDPDWAARLPYDSYDAVLTATALHWLHSEPLAVLYGQVAGLVRDGGVFMNADHMIDEATPRINAADRAQRHARMDGAKAAGVLDWAEWWQLAAADPVLAEPTARRFEIYGEHADGDTPSAEWHARTLRAAGFAEAREVWRSPSDALVLALK, encoded by the coding sequence ATGACGACCACCCTCGGTTCCGACTGGCATGCGTGGCAGGAGAGCTGGGACCGGCAGCAGGAGTGGTACCTGCCCGACCGCGAGGAGCGCTTCCGGGTCATGCTCGACATGGTCGGGGCGCTGGTGGGCCCCGAGCCGCGCGTGCTGGACCTCGCGTGTGGTACGGGAAGTATCACGGCCCGGCTCCTCGAAAGGTTCCCGGAGGCGGTCAGTACCGGCGTCGATCTCGATCCGGCGCTCCTGGCCATCGCCGAGGGCACGTTCGCGGGCGACGACCGGGTCACGTTCGTCACGGCCGATCTCAAGGACCCCGACTGGGCGGCGCGGCTGCCGTACGACTCGTACGACGCCGTCCTCACCGCGACCGCGCTGCACTGGCTGCACAGCGAGCCGCTGGCGGTCCTGTACGGCCAGGTCGCCGGGCTCGTGCGGGACGGCGGGGTGTTCATGAACGCGGACCACATGATCGACGAGGCGACCCCGCGGATCAACGCGGCGGACCGGGCGCAGCGGCATGCCCGGATGGACGGGGCGAAGGCCGCGGGCGTCCTGGACTGGGCCGAATGGTGGCAGCTCGCCGCGGCGGATCCGGTGCTCGCGGAGCCGACGGCCCGGCGGTTCGAGATCTACGGGGAGCACGCGGACGGGGACACGCCGTCCGCCGAGTGGCATGCCCGCACCCTTCGCGCGGCCGGCTTCGCGGAGGCCCGCGAGGTCTGGCGCTCCCCGTCGGACGCGCTGGTCCTGGCCCTGAAGTAG
- a CDS encoding CGNR zinc finger domain-containing protein has protein sequence MELAYYSDYAVRLVNSEEPARGKDTLTSVEAVRDLFGGNASAARRANDSDVTRFRGVRARLRAVFEAADGGDETLAVDLLNSLLLEFPVSPQISGHDFRDDDGRPLWHMHLADHPSNATAGYAAIAAMGLAFHLTEYGVDRLGLCEAAPCRNAYLDTSTNRSRRYCSDRCATRANVAAYRARKRQEADRSESTGLAADSAQRASANGER, from the coding sequence GTGGAACTGGCCTATTACTCGGATTACGCCGTCCGTCTCGTCAACAGCGAGGAGCCGGCCCGGGGCAAGGACACGCTCACCTCGGTCGAGGCCGTCCGCGACCTCTTCGGGGGCAACGCCTCGGCGGCCCGCCGCGCCAACGACTCGGACGTGACCCGCTTCCGCGGCGTACGGGCCCGGCTGCGCGCGGTCTTCGAGGCGGCGGACGGCGGCGACGAGACGCTCGCCGTGGACCTGCTGAACTCACTGCTGCTGGAGTTCCCGGTCAGCCCGCAGATCTCGGGCCACGACTTCCGGGACGACGACGGCCGCCCGCTGTGGCACATGCACCTCGCGGACCATCCTTCGAACGCGACCGCGGGGTACGCCGCGATCGCTGCCATGGGCCTGGCCTTCCACCTCACCGAGTACGGGGTCGACCGCCTGGGCCTGTGCGAGGCGGCGCCGTGCCGCAACGCCTATCTCGACACCTCGACGAACCGCTCCCGGCGTTACTGCTCGGACCGCTGCGCGACCCGGGCCAACGTCGCCGCCTACCGCGCGCGCAAGCGCCAGGAGGCGGACCGGTCGGAGAGCACCGGCCTGGCGGCCGACAGCGCCCAGCGCGCGAGCGCGAACGGCGAGCGCTGA
- the sodX gene encoding nickel-type superoxide dismutase maturation protease, giving the protein MPELSQETERTRGVLPFGAAEVTGPSMVPTLQHGDRLVVQYGARVRPGDVVVLRHPFQQDLLVVKRAAERREGGWWVLGDNTFAGGGDSRDYGTVPGELVLGKVRFRYRPLRKGQRSPFALARWALSAARPVLSDRSASWRLRAR; this is encoded by the coding sequence ATGCCGGAGCTGTCGCAGGAGACCGAGCGCACGAGGGGCGTCCTGCCCTTCGGGGCCGCCGAGGTGACGGGACCGTCCATGGTGCCCACGCTGCAGCACGGGGACCGCCTCGTGGTGCAGTACGGGGCCAGGGTCCGGCCCGGTGACGTCGTCGTGCTGCGCCATCCGTTCCAGCAGGACCTGCTGGTCGTCAAGCGCGCGGCCGAGCGGCGCGAGGGCGGCTGGTGGGTGCTCGGCGACAACACGTTCGCCGGCGGCGGGGACAGCAGGGACTACGGGACCGTGCCCGGGGAGCTCGTCCTGGGGAAGGTGCGCTTCCGCTACCGGCCGTTGCGCAAGGGTCAGCGCTCGCCGTTCGCGCTCGCGCGCTGGGCGCTGTCGGCCGCCAGGCCGGTGCTCTCCGACCGGTCCGCCTCCTGGCGCTTGCGCGCGCGGTAG
- the sodN gene encoding superoxide dismutase, Ni, protein MLSRLFAPKVKVSAHCDLPCGVYDPAQARIEAESVKAVQEKMAANDDAHFQTRATVIKEQRAELAKHHVSVLWSDYFKPPHFEKYPELHQLVNDTLKALSAAKASTDPATGQKALDYIAQIDKIFWETKKA, encoded by the coding sequence ATGCTTTCCCGCCTGTTTGCCCCCAAGGTCAAGGTCAGCGCACACTGCGACCTGCCCTGCGGCGTGTACGACCCTGCCCAGGCCCGCATCGAGGCGGAGTCGGTGAAGGCCGTCCAGGAAAAGATGGCCGCCAACGACGACGCGCACTTCCAGACGCGTGCCACCGTCATCAAGGAGCAGCGCGCCGAGCTCGCCAAGCACCACGTCTCGGTGCTGTGGAGCGACTACTTCAAGCCTCCGCACTTCGAGAAGTACCCGGAACTGCACCAGCTGGTCAACGACACCCTCAAGGCCCTCTCGGCCGCGAAGGCCTCGACGGACCCGGCCACGGGCCAGAAGGCGCTGGACTACATCGCCCAGATCGACAAGATCTTCTGGGAGACCAAGAAGGCCTGA
- a CDS encoding ANTAR domain-containing protein — protein sequence MMREEQLADAFVGLADTLAEGFDPVVLLDRLVGYCVGIVGADTAGVVMATVRGDLRTMSVSAAPDPAGTAPAGLIGTQTAEGPGLDCYATRLPVDAPRLHGLGDRWPRFTAQALEAGYGAAHALPLRVGRQTVGFVSLLLTAPDGLAPGDLRLAQALADVAAVALVHWSPDPARPMDILTRVQAAVAARATVEMARGMLVEHGGLDPARAMEALRVHSSRNGNRLTATARALVRRTLEPAEVLAALT from the coding sequence ATGATGCGAGAAGAGCAGCTCGCCGACGCGTTCGTCGGGCTGGCCGACACCCTCGCCGAGGGCTTCGACCCGGTGGTCCTGCTGGACCGCCTGGTCGGGTACTGCGTCGGCATCGTCGGAGCCGACACGGCCGGGGTCGTGATGGCCACCGTCCGCGGTGATCTCCGTACGATGTCGGTCTCGGCCGCTCCGGATCCGGCCGGTACGGCCCCGGCCGGACTGATCGGGACGCAGACCGCGGAGGGCCCCGGCCTGGACTGCTACGCGACCCGCCTGCCGGTGGACGCACCCCGTCTGCACGGGCTCGGCGACCGCTGGCCGCGGTTCACGGCACAGGCCCTGGAGGCCGGTTACGGTGCCGCGCACGCGCTGCCCCTGCGGGTCGGCCGCCAGACCGTCGGGTTCGTGAGTCTCCTGCTGACCGCGCCGGACGGCCTCGCGCCGGGCGACCTGCGACTGGCCCAGGCGCTCGCCGACGTGGCCGCCGTGGCCCTGGTCCACTGGAGCCCGGACCCGGCCAGACCCATGGACATCCTCACCCGTGTCCAGGCGGCCGTCGCCGCCAGGGCCACCGTGGAGATGGCGCGGGGCATGCTCGTCGAGCACGGCGGGCTCGACCCCGCACGGGCGATGGAGGCCCTGCGGGTCCACAGCAGCCGCAACGGCAACCGGCTCACCGCGACCGCCCGGGCCCTGGTCCGCCGCACCCTGGAGCCGGCCGAGGTGCTCGCCGCCCTGACGTGA
- a CDS encoding ANTAR domain-containing protein, giving the protein MRRRRHGGTPRRGAVHAGRRPLPERPRPGHPGPHRGPDARRWPVFAHQAVDLGVRAVLSLPLGTGAPALGTLDLYRDSAGSLSVRDLRIALLVRDAVTFAVLSLEAAPDGSGPADSSADGPADGSDVASWVDAAQADHAEVHQAVGMVMVQTGADPDQALDRLRAYAFAHEYTVTEVAQEILARTLRFRRTGDDQLKGRGRLGDEGDGDRS; this is encoded by the coding sequence GTGCGCCGGCGACGACACGGCGGCACGCCTCGCCGAGGCGCAGTACACGCTGGGCGACGGCCCCTGCCGGAGCGCCCTCGTCCGGGCCACCCCGGACCTCATCGGGGGCCGGACGCCCGGCGCTGGCCGGTCTTCGCGCACCAGGCCGTCGATCTCGGGGTCCGGGCGGTCCTCTCGCTGCCGCTCGGCACCGGCGCGCCGGCGCTCGGCACCCTCGACCTCTACCGGGACAGCGCGGGGTCCCTGTCCGTACGGGACCTGCGGATCGCCCTGCTGGTACGGGACGCGGTCACTTTCGCGGTACTGAGCCTCGAAGCGGCGCCCGACGGCTCCGGACCGGCGGACAGCTCGGCGGACGGCCCGGCGGACGGTTCGGACGTGGCGTCATGGGTGGACGCGGCCCAGGCCGACCACGCCGAGGTCCATCAGGCCGTCGGCATGGTCATGGTGCAGACCGGGGCGGATCCTGACCAGGCTTTGGACCGTCTGCGGGCGTACGCCTTCGCGCATGAGTACACGGTCACCGAAGTGGCACAGGAGATCCTGGCCCGGACACTGCGTTTCCGGCGGACGGGTGATGATCAGCTGAAGGGCCGCGGTCGGCTCGGCGACGAAGGAGACGGTGACCGGTCATGA
- a CDS encoding GAF and ANTAR domain-containing protein, which yields MNTEPLDPGRAQEVAANLLALADAPARGEDEAHLLRRLAQVTVLVPGVEEAACSLLGPAGAPGPMAASDGRARRLERLQAELREGPCPDVSRGRSRKPLADIPLSHPQNRTRWPHFTSRALVEGFTAVTSVPLVHQERTLGALDLYHQHGRLGPSGIRWALLLADATAVGLGHRDVLRDALGRADQLQTALNSRIVIEQAKGILVERFDCDLKEAFDRLRGHARTNRMKLADLAALIVASPADSPPFPRLRPAR from the coding sequence ATGAACACCGAACCGCTCGATCCCGGCAGGGCGCAGGAAGTGGCCGCGAACCTGCTCGCCCTCGCCGACGCACCGGCCCGGGGCGAGGACGAGGCACATCTCCTGCGACGGCTCGCACAGGTCACGGTCCTCGTGCCGGGGGTGGAGGAGGCGGCCTGCAGCCTCCTCGGCCCGGCGGGGGCCCCCGGGCCCATGGCCGCGTCCGACGGCCGGGCGCGCCGGCTGGAGCGTCTGCAGGCGGAGCTGCGCGAAGGGCCCTGCCCGGACGTCTCGCGCGGCAGGAGCAGGAAACCCCTGGCCGACATCCCGCTGTCCCACCCGCAGAACCGGACCCGCTGGCCCCACTTCACCAGCCGCGCCCTCGTCGAGGGCTTCACCGCCGTGACGTCCGTGCCGCTCGTCCACCAGGAGCGGACCCTGGGCGCGCTCGACCTGTACCACCAGCACGGCCGGCTGGGGCCGTCCGGCATCCGCTGGGCCCTGCTCCTGGCCGACGCCACGGCCGTCGGGCTGGGCCACCGCGACGTGCTGCGCGACGCCCTGGGCCGGGCCGATCAGCTGCAGACCGCCCTGAACAGCCGGATCGTCATCGAGCAGGCCAAGGGCATCCTGGTCGAACGCTTCGACTGCGACCTCAAGGAGGCCTTCGACCGCCTGCGCGGCCATGCCCGCACGAACCGGATGAAACTCGCCGACCTGGCCGCGCTGATCGTCGCCAGCCCGGCCGACAGCCCGCCCTTCCCCCGGCTGCGGCCGGCCCGCTGA
- a CDS encoding helix-turn-helix transcriptional regulator, giving the protein MTTEDLVRLRRARDRMDREYAGPLDVPMLARTALMSPGHFQRSFRAAFGETPYGYLMTRRMERAKALLRRGDLSVTEVCFAVGCTSLGSFSSRFTELVGETPSAYRARSHEPGAAIPACVAKMYTRPVRRTAAKSQPLA; this is encoded by the coding sequence ATGACCACGGAGGACTTGGTGCGACTGCGCAGGGCCCGCGACCGCATGGACCGTGAGTACGCCGGGCCGCTGGACGTGCCCATGCTCGCGCGCACCGCATTGATGTCTCCCGGCCACTTCCAGCGCAGCTTCCGGGCCGCCTTCGGCGAGACGCCGTACGGCTATCTCATGACGCGCCGCATGGAGCGCGCGAAGGCACTGCTCAGACGCGGCGACCTGAGTGTCACAGAGGTCTGCTTCGCCGTGGGGTGCACGTCGCTCGGTTCGTTCAGCTCCCGTTTCACGGAGCTGGTCGGGGAGACGCCGAGCGCGTACCGGGCGCGGTCGCACGAGCCGGGGGCGGCGATCCCGGCGTGCGTGGCGAAGATGTACACGCGACCGGTGCGCCGTACCGCGGCGAAGTCCCAGCCCCTAGCGTGA
- a CDS encoding VOC family protein, whose product MDLKISQCFISVDDHDRALAFYRDVLGLEVRNDVGFEGMRWVTVGPPLQPDVEIVLEPPLADPNAAAADRQAVAELLAKGLLRGVIFTTEDCDATYERLLAADADVLQEPMDQPYGVRDCAVRDPAGNLLRFTQRKV is encoded by the coding sequence ATGGACCTCAAAATCTCGCAGTGCTTCATCTCGGTCGACGACCACGACCGGGCGCTCGCCTTCTACCGTGACGTGCTGGGCCTGGAGGTCCGCAACGACGTCGGTTTCGAGGGCATGCGCTGGGTGACCGTCGGGCCCCCGCTCCAGCCGGACGTGGAGATCGTCCTGGAGCCGCCGCTGGCCGATCCGAACGCCGCGGCGGCCGACCGGCAGGCGGTGGCCGAGCTGCTGGCCAAGGGACTGCTCCGGGGCGTCATCTTCACCACGGAGGACTGCGACGCGACGTACGAGCGACTGCTCGCCGCGGACGCCGACGTCCTCCAGGAGCCGATGGACCAGCCGTACGGGGTCCGCGACTGCGCGGTCCGCGACCCCGCGGGCAACCTCCTGCGCTTCACCCAGCGCAAGGTCTGA
- a CDS encoding RNA polymerase sigma factor — translation MSETEDLLRRHAPQVLGALVRRYGHFDSAEDAVQEALLAAAGQWPADGVPDNPRGWLIKVASRRLTDVLRSEEARRLREERVAALSPRDAFTAPPPGADRAPSEDDTLTLLFLCCHPDLSPPARIALTLRAVGGLTTAEIARAHLVPEATMAQRISRAKQKVKGVGFGRPENGEERLPAVLHVLYLIFNEGYTATSGTALQRAGLAGEAIRLTRTAHRLLPDVHEVTGLLALMLLTDARRAARTGPHGELVPLDEQDRTLWDKAAVEEGVALVTHALTRRRPGPYQLRAAIAAVHDEAASPGDTDWRQILGLYDLLVRFVPGPVERLNRAVAVAMVHGPEAGLAELAPLEAELSAGHRLDAVRAHLLERAGDTAAAYAAYESAAGKTLSRPEQHYLRARAARLGP, via the coding sequence ATGAGCGAGACCGAGGACCTGCTGCGCCGGCACGCGCCGCAGGTCCTTGGGGCGCTCGTACGGCGGTACGGGCACTTCGACTCCGCCGAGGACGCCGTGCAGGAGGCGCTGCTCGCGGCGGCCGGGCAGTGGCCGGCGGACGGGGTGCCCGACAACCCGCGCGGCTGGCTGATCAAGGTCGCCTCGCGGCGGCTCACCGACGTGCTGCGCAGCGAGGAGGCCCGGCGGCTGCGGGAGGAACGGGTGGCGGCGCTGTCCCCGCGCGACGCGTTCACGGCGCCGCCGCCCGGGGCGGATCGCGCCCCGTCCGAGGACGACACGCTCACCCTGCTCTTCCTCTGCTGCCACCCCGACCTCAGCCCGCCCGCGCGGATCGCGCTCACGCTGCGCGCGGTGGGCGGTCTGACGACCGCCGAGATCGCCCGCGCGCACCTCGTGCCCGAGGCGACCATGGCCCAGCGCATCAGCCGGGCGAAACAGAAGGTCAAGGGCGTGGGCTTCGGCCGTCCCGAGAACGGGGAGGAGCGGCTGCCCGCGGTGCTGCACGTCCTGTACCTGATCTTCAACGAGGGGTACACGGCCACGTCGGGTACGGCGCTGCAGCGGGCCGGACTCGCGGGCGAGGCGATCCGGCTGACCCGTACGGCACACCGTCTGCTGCCCGACGTCCACGAGGTCACCGGGCTGCTCGCGCTGATGCTCCTCACCGACGCCCGCCGGGCCGCGCGCACCGGACCGCACGGCGAGCTGGTCCCGCTCGACGAACAGGACCGGACGCTGTGGGACAAGGCGGCCGTCGAGGAAGGCGTGGCGCTGGTGACCCACGCGCTGACCCGGCGCCGGCCCGGCCCGTACCAGCTGCGGGCCGCGATCGCCGCCGTCCACGACGAGGCCGCCTCGCCCGGCGACACCGACTGGCGGCAGATCCTCGGCCTCTACGACCTCCTGGTGCGGTTCGTGCCCGGCCCCGTCGAGCGCCTCAACCGGGCGGTGGCCGTCGCGATGGTGCACGGGCCGGAGGCGGGACTCGCCGAACTGGCGCCGCTCGAGGCCGAGCTGTCGGCGGGGCACCGGCTCGACGCGGTCCGCGCCCACCTTCTGGAACGCGCCGGTGACACCGCGGCCGCGTACGCCGCCTACGAGTCGGCGGCCGGCAAGACGCTCAGCCGCCCGGAACAGCACTACCTCCGGGCCCGCGCCGCCCGCCTGGGACCGTAG